Proteins encoded by one window of Haematobia irritans isolate KBUSLIRL chromosome 2, ASM5000362v1, whole genome shotgun sequence:
- the tank gene encoding EI24 domain-containing protein tank, with translation MESAKLIILGFFYGLWDSIKGMALVFYIDAEIHRQNAEKEAERQQRIDECNRMMRRSPSPVPSSASAMYEEQRHREVLARSSQNPDERRLDTLAKKENKSEPSIPFREKKIAKQVLKSCALNGGFTWMSIILFERILLPTLKLILTWCYGDKSQDLHMIWGWLSFFLSIIFGMMWVLPIFLLSKIVSSLWFADIANEAYKVRKGKPNLIPNISKLVADFLFNLVVQALFLVQSQLVNLLPIPYVGEFLCFIHLCLLYSLYAFEYKWFNMGWELHRRLNYIEINWPYFLGFGVPLTVLTSMSSSTIVSSCIFSIFFPLFILSGNEAKPIIGTTATPLRLFSPVIFVSNLLFGGRKINKTANPKNVPQKQVRHHQHRQQLNRQQTTEELKKAKVENSNQQQYRYPQPPTRISPGRFTPTPERQIRYADDGSRILLPTHTSPPVLQNRNHNQRR, from the exons ATGGAGTCTGCTAAG CTCATCATTTTAGGATTTTTCTATGGCTTATGGGATAGTATCAAAGGTATGGCTTTGGTGTTTTACATAGATGCTGAAATTCATAGACAAAATGCTGAGAAGGAAGCCGAGCGTCAACAACGTATAGACGAATGCAATCGAATGATGCGTAGGAGCCCTTCTCCAGTGCCATCATCTGCATCTGCAATGTACGAAGAGCAACGGCATCGTGAAGTTCTGGCAAGAAGCAGTCAGAATCCCGATGAGAGGCGATTGGATACTTTAGctaagaaagaaaacaaatcggaaccctCGATTCCTTTCAG ggAGAAAAAGATAGCAAAACAAGTCTTAAAGTCTTGTGCCCTAAATGGCGGTTTCACCTGGATGAGCATAATATTATTTGAGCGAATCTTGCTTCCAACTTTAAAACTAATTTTAACTTGGTGTTATGGTGATAAATCGCAAGATCTTCATATGATATGGGGTTGGCTGTCCTTTTTCCTCTCGATAATTTTTGGAATGATGTGGgttttaccaatttttctattaagCAAAATAGTAAGCTCCCTTTGGTTTGCCGACATTGCAAACGAAGCCTACAAGGTGCGGAAAGGGAAACCCAACCTCATACCAAACATCAGTAAATTGGTAGCTGATTTCTTGTTCAATTTAGTAGTACAAGCTTTATTTCTGGTTCAGAGTCAATTGGTCAATTTATTGCCTATTCCCTATGTTGGCGAATTTTTATGTTTCATACACCTCTGCCTTCTGTATTCACTATACGCTTTCGAATATAAATGGTTTAACATGGGATGGGAATTACATAGACGTTTGAATTACATCGAAATAAATTGGCCATACTTTTTGGGTTTCGGAGTTCCTCTCACAGTTTTAACGAGTATGTCATCATCAACTATTGTGAGTAGCTGcatcttttcaatatttttcccCTTGTTCATACTAAGTGGCAATGAAGCCAAACCAATTATTGGAACAAC tgcaacACCATTACGCCTCTTCTCACCCGTTATTTTTGTATCAAACCTATTATTCGGTGGACGCAAGATCAATAAGACTGCCAATCCAAAAAACGTACCCCAAAAACAGGTTCGCCACCATCAGCATCGTCAACAATTAAATCGTCAGCAAACAACAGAAGAACTTAAGAAAGCCAAGGTTGAGAATTCTAATCAACAACAATACCGTTATCCACAACCACCTACAAGAATCAGTCCTGGCCGCTTTACTCCAACTCCGGAACGCCAAATACGATATGCAGATGATGGTAGTCGTATTCTCTTGCCAACACATACATCTCCACCTGTACTTCAAAATAGAAATCATAATCAACGTAGGTAG